In Arachis hypogaea cultivar Tifrunner chromosome 2, arahy.Tifrunner.gnm2.J5K5, whole genome shotgun sequence, a genomic segment contains:
- the LOC112720143 gene encoding cytochrome P450 83B1-like — translation MVPPLILLLFLTLPLFLFFFFFQKQRTLVNKNKTFPPGPRGLPIIGNLYQLDNSSLYLQLFELSKKYGPIFSLQLGLRKAIVISSPELAKETLKTHDREFAGRPNMIAQQKLSYNGLEMFFSQNNDYWREIRKICVSHLLSAKRVSSFSSIREFEVKQLIKKISCHASSEKVTNLNEVLMALTSTIICRIAFGRRYEDEGVERSKFHSLFNEFQAMLITLFVSDYIPFLGWIDRVKGLHVRLDRIFKELDEFCQEVIDEHMNPNKDISEGEDIVDVLLQLKKQHSFSFDLTYDHIKAILSDIIVAATDTTAATAVWAMTALIKNPRVMKKVQEEIRNFGGQKDFLKEEDIQKCSYFKAVMKETLRLYLPGPLLMPKETNEKCIIDGYKIPAKTIVYINAWTIHRDSEAWENPEEFYPERFLGSSIDFKGQDFELIPFGAGRRICPGMHMALAALDIIVANLLYSFDWELPEGVKNEDVDVEALLGLAQHKKNPLYLIAKTKKE, via the exons ATGGTGCCACCACTTATCTTACTTCTATTCCTTACTCTTcctctcttcttatttttcttcttctttcaaaaacAAAGAACACTTGTTAACAAGAACAAAACCTTTCCACCAGGTCCTAGAGGGCTTCCAATAATTGGAAATCTTTACCAATTAGATAATTCTTCCCTTTATCTTCAACTATTTGAACTCTCAAAGAAATATGGCCCTATATTCTCCCTTCAATTAGGTCTAAGGAAAGCAATTGTTATTTCATCTCCTGAGTTAGCCAAGGAAACATTGAAAACCCATGATCGTGAATTTGCTGGAAGACCAAACATGATTGCTCAACAAAAACTCTCCTATAATGGATTAGAGATGTTCTTTTCCCAAAACAATGATTATTGGAGAGAGATTAGAAAAATATGTGTTTCTCATCTCCTAAGTGCTAAGCGTGTCTCAAGCTTTTCCTCGataagagagtttgaggtgaagCAATTGATCAAGAAAATATCATGCCATGCTTCATCAGAAAAGGTGACAAATTTGAATGAGGTGTTAATGGCTCTAACAAGCACTATTATATGTAGGATTGCCTTTGGGAGAAGATATGAAGATGAAGGTGTTGAAAGGAGTAAGTTCCATAGTTTGTTCAATGAGTTCCAAGCCATGTTGATTACTCTCTTTGTTTCGGATTATATACCTTTCTTGGGTTGGATTGATAGAGTCAAAGGACTTCATGTCCGTCTTGATAGAATTTTTAAGGAGTTGGATGAGTTCTGCCAAGAAGTTATTGATGAACACATGAATCCTAATAAAGACATTTCAGAGGGAGAAGACATTGTTGATGTCTTGCTTCAATTGAAGAAACAACATTCATTTTCCTTTGATCTCACTTATGATCACATCAAAGCAATATTATCG gatATAATTGTAGCAGCAACTGATACAACTGCAGCCACAGCAGTTTGGGCTATGACAGCACTAATAAAAAATCCAAGAGTAATGAAGAAGGTTCAAGAAGAAATTAGAAACTTTGGAGGTCAAAAAGATttcttaaaagaagaagatattcAAAAGTGTAGCTATTTCAAAGCTGTGATGAAAGAAACACTAAGATTATACCTACCAGGACCATTACTTATGCCAAAAGAAACAAATGAAAAGTGCATTATAGATGGCTACAAAATTCCAGCTAAGACTATAGTTTATATAAATGCATGGACTATTCATAGAGACTCTGAAGCATGGGAAAATCCAGAAGAGTTTTATCCTGAAAGATTCTTGGGAAGTTCAATTGATTTTAAGGGTCAAGATTTTGAGCTAATTCCATTTGGTGCAGGTCGTAGAATTTGTCCAGGTATGCATATGGCACTTGCAGCACTTGACATTATCGTTGCTAATCTTCTTTATTCCTTTGATTGGGAACTTCCTGAAGGGGTCAAGAATGAAGATGTTGATGTTGAAGCTTTGCTAGGGTTGGCTCAACATAAGAAGAATCCTCTTTACCTTATTGCCAAAACTAAGAAGGAATAA
- the LOC112752066 gene encoding cytochrome P450 83B1 has protein sequence MVSPLILLLFLTLPLLLFFFFFQKQKTLNKKKNFPPGPRGLPIIGNLHQLDTTSLYLQLFELSKKYGPIFSLQLGLRKAIVISSPKLAKEALKIHDREFAGRPILISQQKLSYNGLEIFFSQYNDYWREIRKTCVSHLLSAKRVSSFSSIREFEVKQLIKKISSHASSKTVTNLSEALMTLSSTLICRIAFGRRYEDEGVERSKFHSLFNDFQAMMITLFVSDYIPFLGWIDRLKGLHVRLDRIFKELDEFYQEVIDEHIDPNKDTSEEEDIVDVLLQLKKQRSFSFDLTYDHIKAILMDILVAATDTTAATAVWAMTALIKNPRVMKKVQDEVRNFGGQKDFLEEEDIQKCIYFKAVMKETLRLYLPGPLLMPKETNEKCIIDGYEIPAKTIVYINAWTIHRDSEAWENPEEFYPERFLGSSIDFKGQDFELIPFGAGRRICPGMHMALASLDLILANLLYSFDWELREGVKNEDIDVETLPGLAQHKKNPLYLIAKTKKD, from the exons ATGGTGTCACCACTTATCTTACTTCTATTCCTAACTCTTCCTTtgctcttgtttttcttcttttttcaaaaacagaAAACACTTAACAAGAAAAAAAACTTCCCACCAGGTCCTAGAGGGCTTCCAATAATTGGAAATCTTCACCAATTAGATACTACTTCCCTTTATCTTCAACTATTTGAACTTTCAAAGAAATATGGCCCTATATTCTCCCTTCAATTAGGTTTAAGAAAAGCAATTGTTATTTCATCACCTAAGTTGGCCAAAGAAGCATTGAAAATTCATGACCGTGAATTTGCTGGAAGACCAATCTTAATTAGTCAGCAAAAATTGTCCTACAATGGATTGGAGATATTCTTTTCCCAATATAATGATTATTGGAGAGAGATTAGAAAAACATGTGTTTCTCATCTCCTTAGTGCTAAGCGTGTCTCAAGCTTTTCCTCAATAAGAGAATTTGAGGTGAAGCAATTGATCAAGAAAATATCAAGCCATGCTTCATCAAAAACAGTGACAAATTTGAGTGAGGCATTGATGACTCTATCAAGCACTCTTATATGTAGGATTGCCTTTGGGAGAAGGTATGAAGATGAAGGAGTTGAAAGGAGTAAGTTCCATAGTTTGTTCAATGATTTCCAAGCCATGATGATTACTCTCTTTGTTTCGGATTATATACCTTTCTTGGGTTGGATTGATAGACTCAAAGGACTTCATGTCCGTCTTGATAGAATTTTCAAGGAGTTGGATGAGTTCTACCAAGAAGTTATTGATGAACACATAGATCCTAATAAAGACACTTCAGAGGAAGAGGATATTGTTGATGTCTTGCTTCAATTGAAGAAACAACGTTCGTTTTCCTTTGATCTCACTTATGATCACATCAAAGCAATATTAATG GACATACTTGTAGCAGCAACTGATACTACTGCAGCTACAGCAGTTTGGGCTATGACTGCACTAATAAAAAATCCAAGAGTAATGAAGAAAGTTCAAGATGAAGTTAGAAACTTTGGAGGTCAAAAAGATTTCTTAGAAGAAGAAGATATTCAAAAGTGTATCTATTTTAAGGCAGTAATGAAAGAAACATTAAGATTATACCTACCAGGACCATTACTTATGCCAAAAGAAACAAATGAAAAGTGCATTATAGATGGCTACGAAATTCCAGCTAAGACTATAGTTTATATAAATGCATGGACTATTCATAGAGACTCTGAAGCATGGGAAAATCCAGAAGAGTTTTATCCTGAGAGATTCTTGGGAAGTTCAATTGATTTTAAGGGTCAAGATTTTGAGCTAATTCCATTTGGTGCAGGTCGTAGAATTTGCCCAGGTATGCATATGGCACTTGCATCACTTGACCTTATCCTTGCTAATCTTCTTTATTCCTTTGATTGGGAACTTCGTGAAGGGGTTAAAAATGAAGATATTGATGTTGAAACTTTGCCTGGGTTGGCTCAACATAAGAAGAATCCTCTTTACCTTATTGCCAAAACTAAGAAGGACTAA